From the Nodularia sphaerocarpa UHCC 0038 genome, the window GCCAGAAACAATGCTACAGTCCTCATAAACCCATTTTGCTTATGGTGCTTTTTACTGTCTTCACCATAGCCAAACAAAACTGCCTATACCAGCGCCTGGAAAAAGGTAGACTGCTCAATATGTAAAACTTACAGATAATTATGCAAAAATTGCTTGAGTATTTCAGTGGTGGCGATTCCCAATATATTCTTTTTCCATACAACCATCACCGGGAAATTTTTTTAAACTTCTGTATTTTTGATAACAAAACAATATTATTTTGGAATAATCCCACTTAAGTCTTGATCCCCGTAATTAATTGCCCAAAGGTTTTTATGAGTTATTACTTACGTCTTCAATGATTTATAAAGTCAAGAAAAAGACTTATCATATTTTATGTAAAGAAAAAAATATTGATCAATTTACAACTGAATATTCAAAAAAAAGCCAAATTTCGGGAACTGATTACCAACTTTGAAATTCTTCATAACTGTAGCCTCTATGTTACCATCTGGATGGTTTTCGACAGAGCATAACTGGCTTTCAAGTATAAATGCCAACGGCCGTAGCGTCTCTAAATTTGGTGGTGGAGGAGAGAATAATAGTGCAAAATAGCATGTCAGTGGCAGAACCAAATTCATATACACAGCGAAATCAACCAAAACCAATTCGCATAGGCGTAATTGGGGTGGGTAACATGGGACAACATCACGCTCGCATACTGAGTTCAATGAAAGATGTTGAACTAGTCGGTGTGTCAGATATTAATGTTGAACGAGGCTTAGAAACAGCTAGTAAATACAAGGGACATTTTTTTGAAGATTACTGCGACTTGCTACCCCATGTGGAAGCAGTTTGTGTTGCTGTCCCCACTCGGATGCATTACGCAGTAGGCATCAACTGTCTATTGGCTGGAATTCATGTTTTGATTGAAAAGCCAATTGCTGCCAGCATTTCTGAGGCAGAATCACTAGTAAATGCTGCGGCTGATTCTCAGTGCATTTTGCAAGTCGGTCATATTGAGCGTTTCAATCCAGCATTTAAGGAACTGAGTAAAGTTCTCAAAACAGAAAATTTGCTAGCCCTAGAAGCTCATCGCATGAGTCCTTACTCAGACAGAGCAAATGATGTTTCCGTGGTTCTGGATTTAATGATCCACGACATTGACCTGCTATTGGAACTAGCTGCTTCTCCAGTGGTGAAATTAACGGCTAGCGGTACTCGTTCTTTGGATTCTGGGTATTTGGATTACGTGACAGCCACCTTGGGCTTTGCCAATGGTATTGTTGCTACTTTAACTGCCAGCAAAGTCACTCACCGGAAAATCCGCCGGATTGTAGCTCACTGCAAAAACTCATTTACAGAAGCAGATTTTCTCAATAATGAAATTTTAATCCACCGACAAACAAATCATAATACTCTGACTGACCATCGACAAGTGCTTTACAGGCAGGATGGTTTGATTGAGAAAGTTTATACCACTAATGTCCAACCCCTGAGTGCAGAATTGGAGCATTTTGTCAATTGCGTACACGGTGGTAATCAACCTTCGGTAGGTGGTGAACAAGCTCTCAAAGCGCTCAGATTAGCCAGTTTAATTGAGCAAATGGCTTTGGAAGATCGGGTTTTGAATCCATTAGACTGGCAATCTGAAGCCAAAGTGCAGTCCTTAACCCCAACAGTTTAAAAGAGGCAGGGGAGCAGGGAGCAGGGAGCAGGGGGAGTTTGAAACTACTTTGCATTTATTCACTCTGCTTATCTTTACTTCCTCTTCTCCCCAGCCCCCAGCCCCCAGCCCCCAGCCCCTTTCCTCTTCCCAGTCCCCATTCCTCACCCCTACTTGTTTTTGATTCCAGCGAGCGGAGATCATTAACTTTTAAGAAACTTAAGCTAAAGTTATCCACAAGACTGGAGAGCAAATTTTAGGAATAATTTGATGCTCGAATCGATCATTAATACTATTAACTCTTTGGGCTATTGGGGAATCGCTCTACTGATGTTCGTAGAAAATCTGTTTCCGCCCATTCCTTCAGAATTGATTATGCCACTGGCAGGATTTACCGCCAGGACAACCCCGGACAAGCTCAATATTGTTGGCGTATTTTTTGCAGGACTTTTAGGTTCTGTAGTGGGCGCGCTTGTCTGGTACTATCCAGGTAAGTTGTTGAGTGAACAGCGTTTAATAACTTTAGCCGACAAGTACGGGCAGTGGTTGACGATATCCGGACAGGATATCACTAAGGCAAAGCACTGGTTTGATCAGCAAGGTAATAAAGCAGTATTCATTGGTCGCCTTGTACCGGGAATTCGCACTTTGATTTCTGTTCCCGCAGGTATGAGCAATATGCACTTGCTGCCATTCTTATTTTATACAACTCTGGGTAGCGCTGTCTGGGTAGGTTTGTTAACATACTCAGGATACGCGTTGGGTAGTCAGTATGAAGTTGTGGAAAAGTACCTTGCCCCTGTATCTAAAATCGTGTTGGGGAGTCTGGTGCTGGTATTTGTTGCCTGGTTATTTGAACGTCGCCGAAAAAGTACCAGAAGCTAAAAAACAAGCGCTTTTAGCGGTCTTTGGGGCTGACATCTGCTCAAAATCGCCCTAAACTATGGCAAATAATCCTTAATTCACCTTGGAGAAGTTTAACCGTTCCCGTGGCGATTTTCTTCCGCCCGAAAGGCGGGGCGAAGCCCATCGCCGCAAAAAAGATCGCTTAAACTAAACATTTGGCCTATTTCTAGCTACACTTGACGCAGCCTATAATTTTTCGTACCTCGAATGTTTGTCAGTTGAGCATGATAAATTTTTAAAGTTAAGTAAGGATTAGGAGCTTTCATGACAGACCAACCTTCCGCAGCTACGCCAATGAATGCCGCCGCCATACCTCTCAATAGGGTGTCAGCGTCTACCCCAATGAATGCTAATCCTGGAGCCAATAGGCCAAATCTAGGCGGCAAAACCATTCTCAGTGTTGATTTAGGCAGAACTTCTACCAAAACTTGTATCACTCGCGAACCAGGCAATGTAGTCTTCGTACCAGCCAACGTCCAGAAAATGTCCATAGAACAGATTAGGGGTGGCGTTTTTGAAGCCAGGGCTACTGACCCTCTCATGGATTTATGGCTGGAGTTTCAAGGCAATGGATATGCTGTTGGTCAGCTAGCAGCCGACTTTGGGGCGAATTTAGGAGTCGGACAATCTAAAGTAGAGGATGCACTCATAAAAGTTTTGGCCAGTGCCGGCTACTTCAAACTTAAAGACGAAATCTCAGTTATTATGGGTCTTCCTTTCCTTTCCTTAGAACAATTTGAAAGGGAAAAAGCTCAGTTGACCAGCCAGGTAAGTGGGCCTCATGTCTTGAACTTCCGAGGCGAATCTGTTTCGCTGAATATTACCAAAGTTTGGGTAATGCCAGAAGGTTATGGCAGCCTTCTCTGGTCGGAAGCTCAACCTAAGACTAGTGGTAAAGTCCCCGATTTCACGAAAATACCAGTAGCAGTTGTCGATATCGGACATCAAACCATTGATCTTTTGATGGTAGATAACTTCCGTTTTGCCCGTGGTGCTTCTAAGAGTGAAGACTTCGGGATGAACAAGTTCTATGAAATGGTAGCCGCCGAAATAGACGGAGCTGATAGTCAATCCTTAGCGCTGATTTCTGCTGTCAACAAACCCAAAGGTGAACGCTTATATCGTCCTAAAGGTGCCAGCAAACCTACCAACCTGGATGATTTTCTCCCCAACCTCATAGAAATGTTTTCTCGAGAGATTTGTAGTCGTGTGTTAGCCTGGTTACCAGAGCGAGTCACTGATGTGATTATCACTGGTGGCGGTGGTGAATTCTTCTGGGAAGACGTTCAACGTTTACTCAAAGAAGCTCAAATTAATGCCCATTTATCTGCACCTTCCCGCCAGGCTAACGCTTTGGGGCAGTATATTTATGGAGAGGCGCAATTGTCTGCCGTTCGAGCTGCTAGGGCTTAAAACTGATGTTCCAATGGTCAAAAAAGGTAGTGAAATCGGTCACGTTTAACCCAGAAGTTGCTGATGAAAGCTTGTTAGCAGTTGTGGAAAACTATTTGGAGCAACTACCTGACAAAACTTTTAGCGACATCTGTAAAGAAGCCCTATGGCAATCTTTATGTGTACCGGAAGCTGTAAAACCTAGTCCAAAAACAGAACCAACAGATTCGGTTGAAACAAAAATCGATCAGTTGCAACGTCAAGTGGCTGACCTACAGGAACGTTTTTTTGCGAATGAATCTCGGCGTTTAGAGTCCATAGAAAGCCATATTTTGCAACTTACCCAACAAATCGCGGATTTGGCAATTATGGTCAGTGAGCGGCCAGTTATTCAGTCTTCAACTCCATCAGCAGCAGTACAAGAAGTAGCTAATACTACTTATGTAGATTACCCCCCGGAAGAGGTTGATCCCGTTATCAGCCGCCTGAGTCAGTTTCTTGATGATTTTTAAGAAATAATTAGGTTTGTGAGCATTTTTCGCTCCTGTTAGCAATCCTTAATAGTTTTTACTATTAAGGATTATTCATATTTTTGACAATTTAAATTACGTAAATATGCTGTACTGTGAGTATAGCATATTTACCAAAAAACTGTGAGCCGAGAAAGTAGGATCGGGGTAAAAAAAAGCGTTGCTCAAACCAAGTATGAATTTAAATGTAGAGACGTTCCATTCAAGGTCTCTACACAATAGTTTTCGGTTAAGGAGTGTAGAGACGTTCCATGGAACGTCTCTACAAGGGTTTTCGGCTCACGAATTTGCTTAACCGAACAGTATTGGGTCTCTACAGGGGTTTTGACTTCAAATCAGCAACGCCAAAAAAAATATGATCCCTTCCGTGGCGTAGCCATACCCGCCCCACCCCTAATAACTCACGCCGCTCACGCCCGGCTTTGCTAAGAGCAATAATCAAAAAATTTAGCAAAATTTGAGAAATTTTCTCCTATTACAACTATCAGCTAAGTTGGGATATGTCTTTGTTTTTTTATGTTTACGGTGAGGCGTAGTTTCATCAATAAGTATCCCAGACTTTTGAATTGTCATGAAATGGCAATATTCTGCCTCAAGTATTATAAAAACTGATCTATCTAAGATTTATGCAAAATTAGAAAATAACGCACCCAAGAGGGCGCATAATTCACGGAGGAATCACTGTTTCAGGGAGTTATTGTGTCAGTCCTACTAGGAAAAAATTTGAATATATATAGTTTAGATTAAGAAATGTTAAGAAATACTTATTAAAGAATATTGCAATATATTGATTTAATTGTTAACGTGTGTATTGGTAACGATACTGGTGAACGCTCTGAATTTAGGAGAGATAAAACCTATGAGCTATATCCATTCAGCCAATTGTGTGAAGTATTGATTTTTGATCGGGAAAGCAAGGCAGAAATGTCTTGAATAAACAATGCAGATTACTCCAGGAATATTTCGTTACCAAAGGCTTATTTATCTTTTGAGTTCAATAACGACTGAATTATTTGTCTTACCTTGTGCAAGCAAGCGAGTCGCTTTGATTGTTTCTGTCGGCAATCACGAAGAGTAGGGTAAGACACCAATTTTGGAGGTTAAAACCGATGAATATTCAAGGCAAAGTTGCTCTGATTACTGGGGCTTCTCGTGGTATTGGTAAGGCGATCGCACTTGCATTAGCGCAACGAGGAATCAAGCGGCTAATCTTGGTAGCACGCGATCGGCAAAAATTAACCGAAGTGGCTCACCAAATCGAATCAATGGGAGTAGAAACCACAATCTTGTCCATTGATTTAACTCAGACAATTGAAGTAAACATAGCCGTAGCCCAATTGTGGCGCAACTATGGCCCCATTCATCTGCTGGTTAATTGTGCAGGCGTAGCCTATCAAACGTCCTTTTTGCAGACCAAACTACCCCAAGTGCAAGAAGAACTCTCAGTCAACCTATTGGGAATGTACAACCTTACCAGCCTCATCGCCCGACGCATGGTGAGTCAAAAGCAAGGAACAATCGTCAATGTCTCCAGTTTGATGGGGAAAGTAGCAGCACCGACAATGGCGACTTATTCAGCCACCAAATTTGCCATCATCGGCTTTACCCAAGCCTTGCGGCGAGAACTCGCCGAACACAACATCCGGGTGATTGCCTTATTACCCACTCTCACAGACACAGATATGGCCCGTGATTTAAAATTATTTCGCTGGGTGATCCCCATGAACCCCGAACAAGTAGCGCAAGTCCTCGTGTCTGGATTGCAAAAAGATGCACCAGAAATTTTAGTCGGTTGGCAAAGTCATTTAGCAGTTTGGTGTCAACGTTTAGCCCCTTGGCTACTAGAGATAATTTTGCAAATCGCCACTCCGCCAACTGTGAGAAAACCACAGCTTACCGCGAAACGCAGTTTTATGACCAAAATTTATCGTTTTAGCGATCTCTTATGGTCAAGAACCTGAATTTCCTCTTTCCCTAAAATTTAATTTATCCTGCGGTCAATCACTTGAACTTTTCAGATAAAAACGGTAATAGCCCACCAGGTAGAACATATTGACCGCAATTAGCATTCCTTTACCCCAGTTTGTTAACGTAGAGCTAAATAGGAAAATTGTAGCTAAAAACACTAATATTAATTCCACCAAAGCCGCAATAACACCATAATGATTGCGATCCCAATAAGAAACAGGACTGATAAAACGGTAATTACTCAAAGGAAAAAAGTGCCGATGCGCGTCATTATTGTGGACTGGTAAATCTAACAAAGAATGTAGCACCATACTGATTAACCCCACCTCTATCAACCGCCAATTCCAGAAATGGGCAATTAACACCCCCAGCAAAGCCAAGGGTAGAGAATGAAACGTACTCACAATACCTTGCCAAAAAGGCTGAAAATAAACCTCTGACCAAATCTGCTTTTCGGGTAGACGGTAAACAAACTTCATCACCAAGTAGAACACAAAGATGGGAATATCTGGTAAGACCGCACCGATGAGAATCGCCGGACTTGCCTGATCTCGTAGTTGTTGATTAAAAATGACCAAATTGAGAATTGCATGGCTGGGAGTATTCATGTAATCGGTGCAAAATGAATAAATTTAACTTATTTCGGAGCAATCATAAATGCTGACATTGCCTACCACGCTTCCTGTTCTGCCCGAAATCATCGACAATTTACCAAATATTTGCGGTTGGGAAACAGAGGTGCTTTCTGTAGTTAACCATGATGCACCTGTCTTTTTACCCTCAACCAATATCCGCCTAGAGGATGTAAAAGCTGTATTTGCGATCGCCTTACATATGCACCAGCCCACAATACCTGCTGGACATGATGGCGGCTTAATCAGCAATCTGCAATATATGTTTGAGCATACCCACGAAGGAGACAACCATAACGCCGCACCTTTCGCCCATTGTTACAGCCGCATGGGAGACTTGATCCCCGAACTCGTCGATCAAGGTTGTAACCCTCGTGTGATGTTGGATTACTCTGGTAATCTGTTGTGGGGACTCAGACAAATGGGACGCAACGATATTTTAGATAATCTCAAACGCATCACCTGCGATCGCACTTATCAACCTTATGTAGAATGGCTGGGGACAATGTGGGGTCATGCGGTGATACCTTCCACACCCATAGCTGATATTAAATTGCATATCGTCGCATGGCAACATCATTTTGCAGCAATTTTTGGTTGGTCAGCATTAGCAAGAGTCAAAGGATTTTCCCCCCCAGAAATGCACCTCCCAAATCATCCTGACACTTTATTTGCATTTATCAAAGCCTTGAAAGAATGCGGCTATCGCTGGTTACTTGTACAAGAACATTCCGTAGAAACAATTAGCGGACAATCTCTAAGTCACAAACATTTACCACATCGTTTAATAGCCCGTAATTCCCACGGCGAAACAATTAGTATTACAGCCTTAATTAAAACTCAAGGTTCAGATACGAAATTAGTTGCTCAGATGCAACCTTATTATGAAGCCAAAACTTTAAATAAACAACAAGTAGGAAATGTCTTAATTCCACCCATTGTTAGTCAAATTGGGGATGGTGAAAATGGTGGAGTAATGATGAATGAATTTCCCAGTGCATTCAAACAAGCTTGGGGAGATATGGTTAATAATGGAGGAGGTAAATCTGGAGTTGTTGGGGTGTGTGGTACAGAATATTTAGAATTAATCACAGATGCTGGTTGTCAACCCGAAGATTATCCCACCTGTCAGCCAGTAGGACAACATCAAATTTGGCAGAGAGTTTCACCGGAAAACTGCCAACCTAAAACGGTAGAAAGTGCCATTCAAGAATTAAAGCAAATCAACCCTAACTTTCATGTAGATGGAGCTTCATGGACAAATCATATTAGTTGGGTAAAAGGATATGAAAATATTATCTCTCCCATGTATGAATTAAGCAGTTTATTCCATCAAAAGGTAGATAACATATTGCCCACTAATTCATCAGAATATCGCCATCTGCTTTTACATAACCTGTTGCTGCAAACTAGCTGTTTTCGTTATTGGGGACAAGGTTCCTGGACTGACTATGGGCGGAATATTTACCAAAGGGGCAAAAACTTGCTGCAAACCATATCCAACTCTCAATAAAAACTGTAAATTAGCGGATTTATCGCCATTTTTAAACTTGAAGTAAGTTGTTTTTTTAGATACATCTAAAAGTTACAATTAACTCAACTACAGATAGACTGTATAGTTTAATATGTCAGCCTTGGGAACGGTTAAGCCTTCATCCATAATCGCTAAATTGGCCTTAGATAACAACACACACCAAGATTGACTTAAGAGTTTTTATCTAAGGAGAATATTAATATGGTTGAGAGTAAGCAGGCGACAAATAATCAGACTGAAAATATTAACCGCACCACTACAGACCAATCTTGCGTGGGTACAACGAGGGCGGATATGGGAGGGGTATCTAGTAAAGAAGAAGCTAACCGCACAACTAGAGGCGAATCTCGTTCTAGTGGTAAAAAAACTGGATCTCAACCCGAAAGTGCGACAAAAAACGGAAAAATAAATCCAGCATTAAGTAGAGCTTTAATAGGTGGACTTATTGGTGGAACATTGGGATCATTAGCTGGCGCTTTGGCTGGGAGAAGAATTGGTGAGGGATTTAACCACACCATGAGAGGTGTCCAAGACGCAGCCAAAACCATAGGTGAAGGACTGGGACAGACAGCAAGAGGTGTAGGAGATGTAGCCAAGAGTTTTGCTGAAGGTGCTAGCCATGCAGTTGTCGGTGATGTCGGTGATGCGTTAGACACAGCCCAAAGTGCTGCTGAGGGAATTAAGCAAACCGCAGTTAATACAGTGAACGCAGTACAGAAGACGGCGCAAGATGTTAACCAAGTTGTACAAGATACGACTGAAAAAACACAGACAGCAGCAGAAAATACTAGCCCGTGGGAAAATGGAGGTAAGCAAGATAGGCAACAGAATCAAAATCAAGATATTGGGATGGATCAGCGAGAAACTAGTACCCAGTCGATCTACATTTCCTCCCCAGAATATACAGAAGGATATGTAGGCGAATCAACAACTTTTGTAAATGATCAAATTTATGTAGAGCCTGTTGAAGATAGCTCACTTGAAGAAGAGATTAATCGCATTGACAGTTAAGCAGGATTTAGCAGTGAATACCATTTGTCATGGTTAATAAATCCTCAGTCGTCAAGGAATAAATCAGGGGGCTAAAAACAAAGATATTGCTGATAGCGTTTCCCACTTTGCTAAGTACTATCTTATCTGTGTTTATCTGTGTAGCCTACGGCAAGCCGCTAACGCGTCTATATCTGTGGTCGAATAATTCTTGTAGTACCTATTGAGGTAGGAATCGCTATATTTTGTCTTTTTAATAATTCATCTGGAATTACTGACATCTTGCACCAGGAGACTGGAAATCATACACCAGGGCTAGAATACAGTTCAGTTAAGGCTAATAGTCAACGTCTACGTAGGTTGGGTTGTTCGCGTCAGCGTTGCAAAGCAATTGAACGTTAACGTAGTTTGCCGTAGGCGTAACCGAACAAAGTCTTGCAAATGTTGGGTTTCACTTCGTTCTACCCAACCTACAATTTTCTTAACTGAACAGTATTGAGAAATAAGCCCACAAGGGGAGCGATGAAGCGCTCTTCAAGAATCAAAACCCTGAAAATCAAGAGGTATTGATGATGAATGGAAATCAGCAGTTTTCAAATCCGCTTGAAGACAATAAAGATGTCTATACAAATCAAGCTGATAGTAATACAGTAACTCAGGACTCAAGTAATGAGTTCTCTAAAATAGTATTTGGAACTTTTTTGGGTGCTACCCTAGGCGCATTAGCTGGAGCTTTAGCTATGAAAGGTACAGCCCAAAGAGTTAACGAAACTGTGAAAAATTTAGGGGACGTAGTTAAAGGTACAACTCATAATTTTAATCAAACTGTCAAAGGTTTAGGGGATGCAATCAAGACGGTAGCGGAGGGAGTTAATGATACTGTCAAAGATGTGAGTGATGCTGTTAAGGGTACAGCAGTAGATGTTAACGATACTGTCAAAGATACTATGGTAAATGTGAAAGGTACAGCAGTAGATGTTAGCGACACTGTAGAAAATACTGTGGAGATTGTTAAGGGCGCAAATCAAGGGATTAGCGACACTATTCAAGGGACAGTTAATATAGCTAAAAGTGCCGTTTCTGATGTTAAGCCATCTGGTAGTCAGAGCGTCAATCAACCTAGTAGCCAGACTGCGTATATTTTGGTTCCTGTGGACAAGCAAAAGTAAATTGTGTACACACAAGTCGGGAAATTCTCTGCTGTGTCCTAACACCCCACCCCTAGCCCCTCCCCGCAAGCGAGGAGGGGAACTGGATTTCCGCTTAAACCCTTTTGTTAGGGCGGGAAACCCTTTCTGGATAAAGATGTGTGTACACCGTAGCCTTGTAGGAGAGGGCGGAGGAGCGAAGGGGGGCTAGGAGGGGTTAGGTTTCCGAGGCTTAGATGTTAGCAATAATACTTTTCAAACAACCTCTTAAAAATAAGGGTTGATGATTTTTATCTGGCGAAATTCATAAAAGAGTTTAATTATACTAAAGGTAATAAGATTTCAAATTCAGTACCTATACCCAATTGGGAACGAAAATTTAATTTACCACCATGCCTTGCTGCTATAATTCGATAACTCATTGCTAAACTAGTTTCTTGATCAACCCATTTCTCTAAAGAAAAAGATTCTCTAATTTGCTGTTGGGATTCTTGAGACATTCCTGGGCCGTTATCAGCAATACGGACTGAAACCCAACGAGAGTCTGGGGCTTCTGGTTGGTTAGGTTCTAGGGAAATGACTTGTGTTGTAATTTTAATTTGTGGTTTGGTAGGAGTGTTTTTATATTCTTGTTGATGAAATTTTTGCCGCACTGATTCATTAAGTAAAGCATCTACAGATTGGCTTAAAATATTCATGAATACTTGGTTTAACTGCCCGATAAAACAATGAACTGGTGGCAGTTTTCCGTAGTTTTTAATTATTTCAATTTCTCCTTTTAATCGAGTCTTCATCAGCAGGGAAATACTATCTATACAGGCGTGTATGTCTGCTGGTTTGGGATGAATTTCATCAATATAGCAAAAGTTTTGTAAACCAGTGACAAGTTTTTTTAACCGTTCTGCTCCTGTGCGAATACTCTTCAGCACTTTTGATAAATCTTCTTCTAAAAAATCAAATTCTATTTCTTGTTTAAGATTATTAATTTTGGCGGAAATTTGCGGTAATTCTTGATCATATTCAGCTATAAGCTTGAGTAAGTCTTGACTGTAGTTAGAAATGTAAGTTAAATTACCCCAGATAAAACTAACTGGATCGAGAATTTCGTGGGCTACTCCATCTACTAAACGCCCTAGACGTGCCATTTTGTCATTTTGAATCATTTGGGCTTGGCTGCGTTCATAGCGGATCTGAGTTTTGATTCCCTGAAGTTGCCAAGCAGCAATGTTTAAGTCATGTATATCTAATAATTTGTAGGTATGATCTGCTGTTTCGACGACGATGGGTTCTGCTAAGAGTTCTGGCGATCGCCTGAGTGTATGTTGTATCGCTGTTAAAATCGGTGTTGTATCCGGTAACAGCACAATAGCTGTGCGTGCATAACTGTAAAGCACACCCAATGTGGCTTGGCTAAATAACTCTTTTCCATGAGGGCGAATCAGAAATTCCAGCAGTCGTCGCCGCGAAATCATCCCCATGAATTGTCCTTGTTCTAGTAAAATGGCTCCGGGTAGCAGTGGGTATTTTTCCAA encodes:
- a CDS encoding Gfo/Idh/MocA family protein, which codes for MQNSMSVAEPNSYTQRNQPKPIRIGVIGVGNMGQHHARILSSMKDVELVGVSDINVERGLETASKYKGHFFEDYCDLLPHVEAVCVAVPTRMHYAVGINCLLAGIHVLIEKPIAASISEAESLVNAAADSQCILQVGHIERFNPAFKELSKVLKTENLLALEAHRMSPYSDRANDVSVVLDLMIHDIDLLLELAASPVVKLTASGTRSLDSGYLDYVTATLGFANGIVATLTASKVTHRKIRRIVAHCKNSFTEADFLNNEILIHRQTNHNTLTDHRQVLYRQDGLIEKVYTTNVQPLSAELEHFVNCVHGGNQPSVGGEQALKALRLASLIEQMALEDRVLNPLDWQSEAKVQSLTPTV
- a CDS encoding DedA family protein, producing MLESIINTINSLGYWGIALLMFVENLFPPIPSELIMPLAGFTARTTPDKLNIVGVFFAGLLGSVVGALVWYYPGKLLSEQRLITLADKYGQWLTISGQDITKAKHWFDQQGNKAVFIGRLVPGIRTLISVPAGMSNMHLLPFLFYTTLGSAVWVGLLTYSGYALGSQYEVVEKYLAPVSKIVLGSLVLVFVAWLFERRRKSTRS
- a CDS encoding ParM/StbA family protein — its product is MTDQPSAATPMNAAAIPLNRVSASTPMNANPGANRPNLGGKTILSVDLGRTSTKTCITREPGNVVFVPANVQKMSIEQIRGGVFEARATDPLMDLWLEFQGNGYAVGQLAADFGANLGVGQSKVEDALIKVLASAGYFKLKDEISVIMGLPFLSLEQFEREKAQLTSQVSGPHVLNFRGESVSLNITKVWVMPEGYGSLLWSEAQPKTSGKVPDFTKIPVAVVDIGHQTIDLLMVDNFRFARGASKSEDFGMNKFYEMVAAEIDGADSQSLALISAVNKPKGERLYRPKGASKPTNLDDFLPNLIEMFSREICSRVLAWLPERVTDVIITGGGGEFFWEDVQRLLKEAQINAHLSAPSRQANALGQYIYGEAQLSAVRAARA
- a CDS encoding plasmid segregation centromere-binding protein ParR yields the protein MFQWSKKVVKSVTFNPEVADESLLAVVENYLEQLPDKTFSDICKEALWQSLCVPEAVKPSPKTEPTDSVETKIDQLQRQVADLQERFFANESRRLESIESHILQLTQQIADLAIMVSERPVIQSSTPSAAVQEVANTTYVDYPPEEVDPVISRLSQFLDDF
- a CDS encoding SDR family NAD(P)-dependent oxidoreductase, which produces MNIQGKVALITGASRGIGKAIALALAQRGIKRLILVARDRQKLTEVAHQIESMGVETTILSIDLTQTIEVNIAVAQLWRNYGPIHLLVNCAGVAYQTSFLQTKLPQVQEELSVNLLGMYNLTSLIARRMVSQKQGTIVNVSSLMGKVAAPTMATYSATKFAIIGFTQALRRELAEHNIRVIALLPTLTDTDMARDLKLFRWVIPMNPEQVAQVLVSGLQKDAPEILVGWQSHLAVWCQRLAPWLLEIILQIATPPTVRKPQLTAKRSFMTKIYRFSDLLWSRT
- a CDS encoding glycosyl hydrolase family 57, coding for MLTLPTTLPVLPEIIDNLPNICGWETEVLSVVNHDAPVFLPSTNIRLEDVKAVFAIALHMHQPTIPAGHDGGLISNLQYMFEHTHEGDNHNAAPFAHCYSRMGDLIPELVDQGCNPRVMLDYSGNLLWGLRQMGRNDILDNLKRITCDRTYQPYVEWLGTMWGHAVIPSTPIADIKLHIVAWQHHFAAIFGWSALARVKGFSPPEMHLPNHPDTLFAFIKALKECGYRWLLVQEHSVETISGQSLSHKHLPHRLIARNSHGETISITALIKTQGSDTKLVAQMQPYYEAKTLNKQQVGNVLIPPIVSQIGDGENGGVMMNEFPSAFKQAWGDMVNNGGGKSGVVGVCGTEYLELITDAGCQPEDYPTCQPVGQHQIWQRVSPENCQPKTVESAIQELKQINPNFHVDGASWTNHISWVKGYENIISPMYELSSLFHQKVDNILPTNSSEYRHLLLHNLLLQTSCFRYWGQGSWTDYGRNIYQRGKNLLQTISNSQ
- a CDS encoding sensor histidine kinase, with protein sequence MPQEFNNLISPPVFSHGGERDLCLDSVIQELPIYNFQVEMSCSAAEVAHFLEKYPLLPGAILLEQGQFMGMISRRRLLEFLIRPHGKELFSQATLGVLYSYARTAIVLLPDTTPILTAIQHTLRRSPELLAEPIVVETADHTYKLLDIHDLNIAAWQLQGIKTQIRYERSQAQMIQNDKMARLGRLVDGVAHEILDPVSFIWGNLTYISNYSQDLLKLIAEYDQELPQISAKINNLKQEIEFDFLEEDLSKVLKSIRTGAERLKKLVTGLQNFCYIDEIHPKPADIHACIDSISLLMKTRLKGEIEIIKNYGKLPPVHCFIGQLNQVFMNILSQSVDALLNESVRQKFHQQEYKNTPTKPQIKITTQVISLEPNQPEAPDSRWVSVRIADNGPGMSQESQQQIRESFSLEKWVDQETSLAMSYRIIAARHGGKLNFRSQLGIGTEFEILLPLV